The Dioscorea cayenensis subsp. rotundata cultivar TDr96_F1 chromosome 16, TDr96_F1_v2_PseudoChromosome.rev07_lg8_w22 25.fasta, whole genome shotgun sequence sequence attctttatttgttttcaaattatAACGAGTAtgagaaatattatatattaataaaactcGGATATGCATTAAtatttttggttgaattaaaaaaataaataaaaattaatatataatggAATCCATCTATTTACAtagaatcaaataataaataacagaATACATGATTTTCACTTACAAAAACCAAATAACTTTgttgttatttaaaataaaataattacaattatatatgattttacttGATATTGTGATTTGAAATATACAGATATTAAatcttgatattttatttatttattcttataatttacttgcaaatttgttttattcaaataatttattcaaaatttgtaaTGCCATATTAAATTAAACCCTTGATTATAGTATGTGTAGCagtgtaataatattattttaattggaacccttttttaatttaaatacaaaactataaatttgaagaaaaaattatttattctcaGAATAGTTATCcaaagtttattttaaaatagattattttattatttttcattaatcttATAATACAAAGAGGAATAATCCTATGTATAACATTGCCTAAAATACCCgcattaaatcaaatattttatgcaatatttgttttactttttgagAACTTAGCATATGTGGAAGCAATAGGGTAACGTTTCTTTTGTTGATATTATTACCATTATTCAATAATGGCCCCTGTTCGTTGAGCCTATAAGAGATTTCACTAATTACCAACTGTTTTGACTCTTTGGaacaaatcaataaatttaGTAGATCTTTTTATGAGGCCCCTTAAATGGCTATATATCCAAAATAACAATACTAAAGCTATTTAACAAACTAACCatttctcattttcttcaatATATCTGATTTTCCCCAATATCTCTCactaaaaataatatgtatACAAATTATTTCCTCTATACATCCAAAGAAATGAATTCCTCTATTTTCTCAGTGTTAAATAAATACAGTGAAGTAATTTGTAATTCTTCTGTCATAAACATTGAATGACTCTAGAACTTGATCACATTCATTTTCTTAAAATCAATTGTTAAAGAATCATAAATTTAGGAatataataacatataatatatatactcatgCCATTTCCATTCTTTTTTGTGAAACAGTGTTGGTCAGAATGCTTATTCTATGAATATCTctattcaatgaaacaaaagaaacaactcacATTTGGTTTGTTTAGTCATTGGCAACCAAGAACTCTTCACCTGAGGAAGCATTTTCCAGTTTCCGGAGAGCTAGCTTCTTCTTTGGAGGGAGACTTTTGTTTAGTGATGATATACTGACGACTTCAAGGATGACTGCATCCTCTTCCTTGAAATCTCCTCTCAGAAGTCCGACTGCTAGTTCGTTCTCCACCATCTGTTGTATCACCCTTTTCACAGGCCTTGCTCCAAAGTTCGGGTCAAAACCTAATGTTTCCAGCAACTCAATTGCTTCTTGTGTAAAGTGCAGATCAATCTTCTTCTGTTTTAGCCGGTCCCTCACCAGGTTCAGCTACAGCGGTAAACCGATTTATGTTAGAAGACGATAGTGCAAATATATAgccaaataaagaaatgaaattacCTGAATTTGAACAATGCGCTTGATTTGCTCAGAGTCAAGAGGCTGGAAAACAATGTACTCATCTATTCGGTTCATAAACTCCGGGCGGAAAGTTTGCCGAGCCAGATCCACAACTTGCTTTTTCATTAGGTCATACACTACCTCCTTCGCATCCTGAGTGTTCTTAAGAGTATCAAGAATGAGGTGTGACCCAATGTTTGATGTCATAATGATGACACAGTTTGTAAAGCTAACTGTTCTTCCCTGTGCATCAGTGATTCTTCCATCATCGAGGAGCTGCAAGAGAATGTTAAAGACATCATGGTGCGCCTTCTCGATTTCATCGAAGAGAACAACAGAGTAAGGTCTCCGCCTAACAACTTCAGTCAGCTGACCACCTTCCTCATACCCAATATAACCAGGTGGTGCTCCAATTAACCGGGAAACCGCATGCTTCTCCATGTACTCACTCATGTCAATCCTAACAAGTGCATTTTCAGTGTTGAATAGGTAAGATGCAAGAGCTTTGGCCAATTCTGTTTTACCAACACCAGTTGGACCCATGAACATGAAGCTTGCTATTGGCCGGTTAGGGTCTGAGAGTCCTGCTCTAGAGCGGCGAATAGCATCGGACACTGATGTGACTGCCATATCCTGGCCCACAACTCTCTTGTGGAGGACATCTTCTAAGGAAACCAGCTTCTCCCTCTCTGACTGCTGAAGGTTTGAGACTGGGATACCAGTCCACTTGCTAACAACTTCAGCAATATCAAAATCAGTAACTTCTTCCCTTAGCATCGAATTTCCAGACTGTTGgaactcggcaagcttcctctCAGCCTCTTCAAGCTGTCTCTGAAGAGAAATCAGTGTCCCATACTTTCAGTTCTGCGGCACGGTTCAGGTTATACTCCCGTTCGGCGGCTTCCATCTCCAGGTTGACTCTATCAATCTaccaagaaaacaaaatgtcaGTAAGTTACGGCTTTTCTTTTGCAGAATAATTTATCAAGAGTAAATATCCCACAACACACACCTCCTCCTTGATTGATCGAATTTGATTCATAAGGTTTTTCTCATGCTCCCAGTGTTTAGCAAGTTCTGTCTGCTTTTGTTTAAGCAATTCAAGATCAGCCTCCAACTTGCTCAATCGTTCTTTGGATGCTTTGTCGGTGTCCTTTTGCAGTGAAAGTTTCTCCATCTCTAGTTTCAAGATTGCTCTGTCTACTTCATCCAATTCTGTGGGTTTAGATGTTACCTCCATTTTCAGCTTTGCAGCTGCCTCATCAACAAGGTCAATGGCTACACAAAGCAACAGCAAAACTCAAATTGTTCAACCCATTATTTCTGATGCAGATTAAATAAGTTACCAGGGAAGATGCAAGGAGATCAATATACCTTTATCAGGCAAAAATCGGCCAGTAATATATCTATCTGACAGAACCGCAGCTGCAACGAGAGCACTATCCGATATCTTAACACCATGATGCAACTCATATCGCTCACGCAGTCCACGCAGGATGGATATGGTATCCTCAACAGAAGGTTGTCCACAGTAGACTTGCTGAAATCGCCGTTCTAAAGCAGAGTCCTTTTCAATGTATTTTCTGTATTCATTCAATGTGGTCGCCCCAATACAACGGAGCTCTCCTCGTCCAAGCATTGGTTTTAACAGGTTCCCAGCATCCATTGCTCCATTAGAAGCtcctataaaaatttataaaaaagttaATGCAAAATATCAACCATATACATAAATGTATGACAGTAAGCAAAATAACCTCATGCAGTCTACATCAACATTGTCTACTTCGAGgagtaaaagtaaaaaagataCCTAAATTACATtggaaggaagaaaaaaaaaagtgtcctACCCATAGGCACTAGACAAGTGCCCATCACAGGTTTCAGACAACCAATAAAAGATGATGTCTAAATAGAGCAATTCATAAATTCCTACATGTAGACAAGAATATAAGTAATTTCATGAAATAAAGTTCCACAAGTATAGCAAAACAAACTATAAACGCGCAAATTACAACATATGAATGAAGGGCGGTCTTCAATCCTCTAATACACAATTCATAGCTTCAGAACTTGCATTTCTAATAATTCACAAACCTGCACCAACAACAGTGTGGATTTCATCAATAAACAAGATGATCTGTCCGTTAGAAGCAGTAACTTCTTTCAGAACagctttcaatctttc is a genomic window containing:
- the LOC120279070 gene encoding LOW QUALITY PROTEIN: chaperone protein ClpB3, mitochondrial-like (The sequence of the model RefSeq protein was modified relative to this genomic sequence to represent the inferred CDS: deleted 1 base in 1 codon); translation: MATRSAAAKLARSARAAARARAASSLAVSAPRIAGIPSVSSRSSNDTIRAIASFRSTLQSRCFHSSLPSQSSTGGSPQISEGELTQMALEGIIGAVEAARVNKQQVVETEHLLKALLEQKDGLARRIFSRAGIDNTTALQATVQFISQQPKVIGDTSGPIFGQNLLSLLENAKKYKKEFGDEFLSVEHFILSFYSDKRFGQQFFKNLGLGEKELRDAISAVRGSQRVTDQNPEGKYEALVRYGNDLTELARRGKLDPVIGRDDEIRRCIQILCRRTKNNPVIIGEPGVGKTAIAEGLAQRIVRGDVPEPLMNRKLISLDMGALIAGAKFRGDFEERLKAVLKEVTASNGQIILFIDEIHTVVGAGASNGAMDAGNLLKPMLGRGELRCIGATTLNEYRKYIEKDSALERRFQQVYCGQPSVEDTISILRGLRERYELHHGVKISDSALVAAAVLSDRYITGRFLPDKAIDLVDEAAAKLKMEVTSKPTELDEVDRAILKLEMEKLSLQKDTDKASKERLSKLEADLELLKQKQTELAKHWEHEKNLMNQIRSIKEEIDRVNLEMEAAEREYNLNRAAELKYGTLISLQRQLEEAERKLAEFQQSGNSMLREEVTDFDIAEVVSKWTGIPVSNLQQSEREKLVSLEDVLHKRVVGQDMAVTSVSDAIRRSRAGLSDPNRPIASFMFMGPTGVGKTELAKALASYLFNTENALVRIDMSEYMEKHAVSRLIGAPPGYIGYEEGGQLTEVVRRRPYSVVLFDEIEKAHHDVFNILLQLLDDGRITDAQGRTVSFTNCVIIMTSNIGSHLILDTLKNTQDAKEVVYDLMKKQVVDLARQTFRPEFMNRIDEYIVFQPLDSEQIKRIVQIQLNLVRDRLKQKKIDLHFTQEAIELLETLGFDPNFGARPVKRVIQQMVENELAVGLLRGDFKEEDAVILEVVSISSLNKSLPPKKKLALRKLENASSGEEFLVAND